Within Chitinispirillales bacterium, the genomic segment ATAACTTACGAAATGGGATTAAAATTACTTTTATAACGTCTGAAAATCTGAAACCGCTTTCGTATCCGGATACTTTTCTTAAAAGCCAAACCGCAACAAGCGTCAGAACGACATTTCCTCCCCACATAGCCGCAACCGGAAGAATATTGCCTTTTTTTGCCGAATATTCGCCTCCTATTAAAAACGCCCAATAAAATATAAAGAAAATCAAACTGTAACTCACGCTTATCGCGGCGCTTCCGTTTTTTGCAATAATTCCGAGCGGAATGCCCAAAACCGCAAAAATTATCGCTCCGATTGCAAGAGAGTATTTTTTATGGACTTCTACGGAATATCCGTTTATGCTGTTTTTATTTTCTTTGATGTTTCGCATTATTGTATTGACAAAATTTATTTCACTTTTCAATGCGTCGCTTACTGACCTTGGCGATAAAAGACTGTTTATTGTAGAGTACCATTGTGAAAAGTCGTCCATATACAAAATAGCGGAACTGTCCGCAATTGAATTATTCATATTGTTTGAAATCTCCGAAATCCATTCGTTGTATCTTTTTTTTTCGTTTGAAATATTACTTTTTAGGTTATTTATAATATGAATTAGAGAATCGTTTTTAATTTCACGTTCGCCTTTTTCTTCCAAATTACTTCTTGTAAAATCGCTTTTAATATTTTCTACAAAAAAAGTTTGTTTGGCAAAATCTATTCTGAAAAAATCCGCTTCGTTGTTGTTTCCATTGCCGATATTTTCGCTTATAGTTTGTCCCGAAAACATCGTCAGTTCCAAATATTTTTCGTCTTTTGTCAGATAAAGCGTACCGCTGTCGGCGACGCTGACTATAGGAATTTGGTTATTTTGCGTTGTAAAAATCGTAATTCCGTATAAACGTCCAGTTCCTGCGGTTACGGAATCCACTTTTATGGCATATCCGGGAAAATCTTTTATCAATACTCCGGGGTCTATGAGCGCGGCTGGTTTTTTACGCATAACATCCGACATAAGCTGCGCTGCGTGATGATTTGCATTCGGCAAAATATTGCAGTTGAAAAACAAAAGCAGGACGCCTATTATTGCGCTCAGCGAGATTATCGGCGGAAGCATATCGAATAAACTCATCCCGACTGCTTTCATCGCCGTATATTCGTTGTCGGACGATAATTTTCCAAAAACCATAAGCGAGGAAATAAGCAATGTCATCGGTAACGCAAGCGAAATTATCGAAGCCATACTCACCAAAAGAAGTTCCGCAATTATCTCGAAAGAAACGCCTTTATACAAAACTCTCGGCAGAACCTGTGTCGTGATTTGCATAAAAAATATCATAAAAATCACGGCGAGCGAATATAAAAAAGGTCGTATAAATTCTTTGACGATGTATCTGTAGAATATCATTTTAAGTTTTCGCTTTCTTTGATTTTAACGAAAAATACTTTATTTCAAGCGGTAAAAAAGCGTCTTGGAGCGCACTAACCTAAAATATTCCAAGAAAATCCCCAGCGGAAAATAAGTCCTGGCATAATATATCCGGGAACATACGAATTTGTACGGTTGAGGAAATTGTCGATTTTCCAAAATAGTCGAAACGTTTCTATTTCTGCGGATAGTTTTACCGAGACGTCGTGAATTGGACGATCCCAATGCGTATAATTTCCAAACGGCGACATCGTCAATGGTTCGGAAAAATAGAAATTTGATCGCCAATCTTTTTTACTCCAATAGTTATATGAAATATCTACATAAAAATGACGAACTTGTAAATCTTTATTAAAGTGAAATCTCAAGCCGGAATATGATTTCAAATATGGCATTTGGTCGCTGAAAAGCCAATTTGAAAACAATGAAATTCCTTTAATCTCGCCAAAACTTCCGCCTGCGGAAAATACTTGTTCTGGATTTTCGTAAGGCGCAGCGTTGTTGTGCCAGAATTTATTGACAATCAAATTATCGTTATTTTGCAAAGAAGAAATTTCGTTGCGAAAAGTAATAAGATTTGAATACCCGCCATAAATTGACGCGACCGGGAATTGATAGTGCAAATTTGCTCCGAATCCGAAATAAGTGTTTGCGATTTTAAGAAGATCCTGCAGTTGAGAAAAAATATTATTGTAAGAAAATACCATAGGAACTATGTCGTGTTTTCCCCAAAATTGCGTTCGGAAATTATTAATTTTCAAGTCGGCTTGAAGAGATGCGAAAGGATAGCGTTCAATTTTACTGTGATTTGCTCTGACAAATTGTCCGCCGCCGTCGATTTTTGCGGAGAAATTGTCGAAGTTTTGTGAGATAAATTTGTTCTCGGCAACAATTTTAATATGATGCGCTACTTTATATGTAATATCGCAAGTATCTGAAATATAACGGTTTGCTGAAACTTGTATTGAAACGGTATCGCTTATTGCCGGAGCAAAATAAAACTGTGTTCCACCCGATTGCAAAGTGTTGTTTTGTTGCGTTCTATATGTCGCAAAATTGCCGTTTCGCGTACGACTTATCGGGTTTTCGTATTGATAAACAGTTTCAAGTTTTGCGATATTTCTCCATAAAAATTTATCGCCAAGCGGAATTTCCACTAATGCGTCTAATTGGTTTAGAAAATTATTTGACTCGTTGTAAGCGATGGACAGTGAAGTCTTGTTTTGAAGCGCCGAATCGCTGTGGTATGCCAAATCTTGTCGAATGTCAGAGTATGAATATCGCAAATTTGCCGAAAAATTGCCATGCCAGTTCAATTCAATTCCGCTTTTATTTATTAGTGAATATGGGTTGTAGCCGTAAATTGATATTTTTGTGCTGTCGGTTTCGTAGGTTGTAAAAAGGTCTGCCATTCCGCCGCCGTGAAAATAATCCTTGCGTTTCAGATCGGAATAAGAAGTGAAAGCCAGAAGCGATAACTTTTTTGATAAATTTCTTAACATCCTGAATTTTAATAAATTACCTTCAAATAATCCGCCTTCCCACACGAAAAAAACGTCGGGGGTGGCAGTAAGTTTGTTGAATAAATTTTTGTTTATTGAGCCGTCGGGTAAAATTTCAAATTCGCTTATTTCAAGCAAGTCTTGATAATAAAATGGGAGCGCCGGCAAGTAAAGCCGGTTTAAAAAATTGTCTTCTATTGGAATTAAGTATCCGCGAAACGTTGTACGGTTCATTGCAAAACTTGGCGAATATCGTACTGCGGTGAAATTAGGATTACTCATGAGGGCGTCTTCCCAAGTGAAATAATCGCTTCCGATAAAGTTCTGTCTTTTAACGATATAAGGTGAAAAAAGCGTTTCGTTGTCGAATTTTTGCTCTTTTACGTATAACTCTTGTTTTTTTAGCAGGTTGTACAAAAAATTCTTATGTTCAGCCGAATCGTTTGTTTCTTGGCAGAAAGCGTTTGGGCAAAAAATAAAAATCAAAATTGTCAAAAA encodes:
- a CDS encoding LptF/LptG family permease codes for the protein MIFYRYIVKEFIRPFLYSLAVIFMIFFMQITTQVLPRVLYKGVSFEIIAELLLVSMASIISLALPMTLLISSLMVFGKLSSDNEYTAMKAVGMSLFDMLPPIISLSAIIGVLLLFFNCNILPNANHHAAQLMSDVMRKKPAALIDPGVLIKDFPGYAIKVDSVTAGTGRLYGITIFTTQNNQIPIVSVADSGTLYLTKDEKYLELTMFSGQTISENIGNGNNNEADFFRIDFAKQTFFVENIKSDFTRSNLEEKGEREIKNDSLIHIINNLKSNISNEKKRYNEWISEISNNMNNSIADSSAILYMDDFSQWYSTINSLLSPRSVSDALKSEINFVNTIMRNIKENKNSINGYSVEVHKKYSLAIGAIIFAVLGIPLGIIAKNGSAAISVSYSLIFFIFYWAFLIGGEYSAKKGNILPVAAMWGGNVVLTLVAVWLLRKVSGYESGFRFSDVIKVILIPFRKLLNNMHDIKILRIIKTVFGHILDLPEKMLNLFLPIIPAYIIGRFFSYFLVTTAGLSVLTVIIDFVGNITVFTDAKFNELAVYYLYFIASFMSMILPISMLLSVMLSMGSFSKTNELTAIKSSGISVVRTTFPLIFVGLFFSVGIFFFNESVLASANEKLELYRDTFSARRNGRPIPTEVTESRRNFYYFSNENTAYFFKRINTSPAKHETVVKYSFENYRIKSITTANIVDYDPENNLWIMPDGKEKILQSDGSIIVNELSQVILTDLTQKPVDMLKQIRKVEQMSYSELKKRIENAKLRGEKTQKYLADSNFKFSLPLMNVVVVLVGIAATVRSTKRGGAVHFGAGLVFVFIYWVIAQFLITLGRNESVNPIIAAWSATFIFLVLGFFLYTKASK